The genomic DNA CGGCCTTCTGCCGCCTGGGCGGCTCGGTGTGCGACACCACGGGCTTCACGTTTTCGTCGATGGCGAAGGGCGAATCCATCTACGACACCAGCCGCGTCATGAGCGGCTACGTCGATGCGATGGTGATCCGCCACCCCGACCAGGGTTCGGTCGCGGAATTCGCGCGCGCCACCAACATCCCGGTGGTCAACGGCGGCGACGGCCCGGGCGAGCATCCCAGCCAGGCCCTGCTGGACCTGTACACGATCCTGACCGAGTTCTCGCGCCTGGGCAAGCTGCTCGACGGCGCGCACATCGCCATGGTGGGCGACCTGAAATACGGGCGCACGGTGCATTCGCTGATCAAGCTGATGGCGCTCTACAAGAACGTCAAGTTTTCGCTGGTGTCGCCCAAGGGACTGGAAATGCCGTCCTACATCGTCGAGCAGGCCAGCCGCAACGGCAACATCATCGAGCAGAAGAGTTCGTTGGCCGAAGGCCTTGCCGGCGCGGACGTGATCTACGCCACGCGCGTGCAGAAGGAGCGCTTCGCCAACGAAGAGAACGAAGGCTATACGCCCGACTTCCAGATCAACCGCGCCATCATCGACGCCTATTGCGGTCCGGACACCATCGTCATGCACCCGCTGCCGCGCGACAGCCGGCCGGGCGCCAACGACCTCAGCGTGGACCTGAACCACGATCCGCGCCTGGCGATCTTCCGCCAGACCGACAACGGTATTCCCATCCGCATGGCCATCTTCGCGGTGCTGCTGGGCGTGGAAGGGCTGGTGCAGCACTCGCTGCGCGATGTGACCTGGCAGCACCCGTCGCACATCGGTCCGGACGACTCGGTGTTCCACGGCCTGGAATAAGGCGTCCGCGGGCCGCGCGGCGGTGTGGTCATGACGGCCGCCGCCGGCGATTTCAAGCATAATCCGCGCTGGTTTTTCCCGTCGCGTGCCGCTCCAGGGCACGCCGTGGAATCTTCGGTCGGATGGTCTTATGTCTTCGAGCAGTCGCGCAGTCCCGTCTTCCCCTGATCCCGCCGGGCAGGCGTGCTACCTCAGCGCTTCCAATGCCCAGGCCTGGCAGGCGGTCTATTCCTCGGTCGATGCCTATACCCGCGGCCAGGTTGCCGCGGTGGTGTCCGACAGCGCCAACGAACTGGTCGACGCCTTTTATTCCACGCTGCTGGCCGATGCCGAGGCGGGGCCGCGCCTGTCCCACGAGATCGTTTCCACGCGCCTGCACAAAGGCATGAAGGGCTGGCTCAAGGGCCTGCTGTGCGTGCGCGAGCAGGGCGACATCGCGGCGTTGATGGCGACCCAGAAAAAAGTGGGCGAAGTCCATGCGCGCGTGCATATCCCGATCCACCTGGTGATGGCCGGCGCCCGCATTCTGAAAAATGAGATCGCCCAGCGACTGCGCGCCAGCGATCTGGATGGCATGGCTGCGTCGATCGCGACCCAGTACGTCTGCAACCTGTTCGACCTGGCGATCGAGCAGATGAGCCGCGCGTTCATGCGCGACATCAACCGCGGCGCCCGCAACGACGAGGCCTATCGCTTGTTCGCGTTGGGGCAGAACATATCGACCGAGCGCGAGCGCCAGCGGGCCGCGTTGCTCGAATGGAGCCAGGCGGTGCTGATCGGCCTGCACTATCGCGCCCCCGAGCAGGTGCTGCCGCGGCTGGCCGCTTCCGAGTTCGGCCTGTGGCTGCAACACAAGGGCGGGGTGCTGTTCGAGAGCGCGCCCGCGCTGGGACAGATCATCGAGGCAGTGGCGCGGCTCGACGACGTGGTGCTGCCACGCCTGCTGCAGGGCAGCCCCGAGTCGCTGCCGGACCAGGTGCGCGAACTGCAGGAACTGGTGGCGCGCATCAAGCATCTGCTCAACGGCCTGTTCGACATGGTGGCCGAGATCGAAAGCGGCAGCGATCCCCTCACCAATGTGCTCAACCGCCGCTTCCTGCCGTCGGTGATCGGCCGCGAGATCCTGATCGCCACGCGCGAGCATTCGACCTTCTCGGTATTGCTGCTGGACATTGATCACTTCAAGGCCATCAATG from Achromobacter xylosoxidans includes the following:
- a CDS encoding aspartate carbamoyltransferase; the protein is MTISQQAFLRDAMRRLNLTRDVFATRIGVKRRALDTWLLPEGSQEFRAMPEVVQRFVSEIVQNGVLLEKYTQSVQEGPLRERIAVEGKHQLLSVDQFTRESVEDLFRVADMMQPIARRQKVSRVLEGAVLGNLFFEASTRTRVSFGSAFCRLGGSVCDTTGFTFSSMAKGESIYDTSRVMSGYVDAMVIRHPDQGSVAEFARATNIPVVNGGDGPGEHPSQALLDLYTILTEFSRLGKLLDGAHIAMVGDLKYGRTVHSLIKLMALYKNVKFSLVSPKGLEMPSYIVEQASRNGNIIEQKSSLAEGLAGADVIYATRVQKERFANEENEGYTPDFQINRAIIDAYCGPDTIVMHPLPRDSRPGANDLSVDLNHDPRLAIFRQTDNGIPIRMAIFAVLLGVEGLVQHSLRDVTWQHPSHIGPDDSVFHGLE
- a CDS encoding diguanylate cyclase, whose amino-acid sequence is MSSSSRAVPSSPDPAGQACYLSASNAQAWQAVYSSVDAYTRGQVAAVVSDSANELVDAFYSTLLADAEAGPRLSHEIVSTRLHKGMKGWLKGLLCVREQGDIAALMATQKKVGEVHARVHIPIHLVMAGARILKNEIAQRLRASDLDGMAASIATQYVCNLFDLAIEQMSRAFMRDINRGARNDEAYRLFALGQNISTERERQRAALLEWSQAVLIGLHYRAPEQVLPRLAASEFGLWLQHKGGVLFESAPALGQIIEAVARLDDVVLPRLLQGSPESLPDQVRELQELVARIKHLLNGLFDMVAEIESGSDPLTNVLNRRFLPSVIGREILIATREHSTFSVLLLDIDHFKAINDSHGHAGGDQVLRQFAEVVHQSCRSSDFVFRYGGEEFLVVLVDTAREAALAAAEKLGGEIRRHAFAIPEAGSLRITASIGVATFDGHPDYAYLIDRADKALYQAKQAGRDRSVAG